In the Pseudomonas sp. ADAK2 genome, one interval contains:
- a CDS encoding MarR family winged helix-turn-helix transcriptional regulator has product MSSTEPDTWFRFVRAHRCLIREIERRLAAAGLPVYAWYDALWGLESGPNGTRRMNELADVMAIERYNLTRLIDRLEAEGLVERSRASDDGRGAYAAITESGKVLRKKMWLIYEGAVDELFLAQFDDAQQRFFSEALERAASAARNSARTG; this is encoded by the coding sequence ATGTCTTCAACCGAGCCGGATACCTGGTTCAGATTCGTCAGGGCGCATCGGTGCCTGATACGGGAAATCGAGCGCCGCCTGGCCGCGGCCGGGCTCCCTGTTTACGCTTGGTACGATGCGTTGTGGGGCTTGGAAAGCGGCCCCAATGGCACCCGACGCATGAATGAACTGGCCGATGTAATGGCCATCGAACGCTACAACCTCACACGTCTGATCGATCGTCTTGAGGCGGAGGGTCTGGTCGAGCGCAGCCGTGCCAGCGATGACGGCCGGGGTGCCTATGCCGCCATCACCGAGAGCGGCAAAGTGTTGCGCAAAAAGATGTGGCTGATTTACGAAGGCGCCGTCGATGAGTTGTTTCTGGCGCAATTCGACGATGCGCAACAACGCTTCTTCAGTGAAGCCCTGGAACGCGCGGCCAGTGCCGCTCGAAACAGTGCTCGGACGGGGTAA
- the pth gene encoding aminoacyl-tRNA hydrolase → MTAIKLIVGLGNPGAEYEQTRHNAGALFVERIANAQGVNLVADRKYFGLTGRYSHQGQDVRLLIPTTYMNRSGQAVAALAGFFRITPEEILVAHDELDLPPGVAKLKQGGGHGGHNGLRDIIAQLGNQNTFHRLRLGIGHPGVASMVSNFVLGRAPRAEQEKLDASIDFALGVLPDILAGEWNRAMKNLHSQKA, encoded by the coding sequence GTGACTGCCATCAAACTGATCGTTGGCCTGGGAAATCCAGGCGCTGAATACGAACAGACCCGGCATAACGCAGGGGCCCTTTTTGTTGAGCGCATCGCGAACGCGCAAGGCGTAAACCTTGTGGCCGATCGCAAATATTTCGGCCTGACCGGGCGTTATTCGCACCAGGGTCAGGATGTTCGTCTGCTGATTCCCACCACGTACATGAACCGTAGCGGCCAGGCCGTGGCGGCACTCGCCGGTTTCTTCCGCATCACGCCTGAAGAAATCCTCGTGGCGCATGACGAACTCGATTTGCCTCCGGGCGTTGCCAAGCTCAAGCAGGGCGGCGGCCATGGCGGTCACAACGGGTTGCGCGACATCATCGCGCAACTGGGCAATCAGAATACCTTTCATCGCTTGCGGCTTGGCATTGGCCACCCGGGCGTTGCCAGTATGGTTTCAAATTTCGTCCTGGGTCGTGCGCCACGCGCCGAACAGGAAAAACTCGATGCCAGCATCGACTTTGCCCTCGGCGTGCTGCCGGATATCCTCGCCGGGGAATGGAACCGCGCGATGAAAAACCTGCACAGCCAGAAGGCCTGA
- a CDS encoding MFS transporter — MAISNAQTGSTPASATPQSSPLVMRIIGAVALAHLINDLIQSVLPSIYPMLKANYGLTFTQVGLITLTFQLTASLLQPWVGYYTDRHPKPWLLPAGTVCTLIGILMMSEVGSFPMILLAAGLIGIGSSTFHPEASRVARLASGGRFGLAQSTFQVGGNAGSAFGPLLAAAIIIPYGQGHVAWFGLFAVFALFVLYRISRWYANHLNLFKLKQGQAATHGLSKNRVIGALVVLGLLVFSKYFYMASFTSYFTFYLIEKFDLSVASSQLHLFLFLGAVAAGTFFGGPIGDKIGRKAVIWFSILGVAPFTLILPHVDLFWTSILSVVIGFILASAFSAIVVYAQELVPGNVGMIAGVFFGLMFGFGGIGAALLGHLADVRGIEYVYFLCSFLPLFGVLAIFLPRTKKP, encoded by the coding sequence ATGGCTATCAGCAATGCCCAGACCGGCAGTACGCCGGCATCCGCGACTCCGCAAAGCAGTCCTTTAGTCATGCGCATCATCGGCGCCGTAGCGCTGGCGCATTTGATCAACGACCTGATTCAGTCGGTGCTGCCGTCGATTTATCCGATGCTCAAGGCCAATTATGGCCTGACCTTTACCCAGGTCGGCCTGATTACCCTGACGTTCCAACTGACGGCTTCGTTGCTGCAACCCTGGGTCGGTTACTACACCGATCGCCATCCCAAGCCGTGGCTGTTGCCCGCCGGGACGGTGTGCACATTGATCGGCATCTTGATGATGTCAGAGGTGGGCAGTTTTCCGATGATTCTGCTGGCGGCGGGGTTGATCGGAATTGGCTCCTCGACCTTTCACCCGGAAGCTTCGCGCGTGGCGCGACTGGCGTCGGGCGGGCGTTTCGGCCTGGCGCAATCGACCTTTCAGGTCGGTGGTAACGCCGGCTCGGCGTTCGGCCCTTTGCTGGCTGCGGCGATCATCATTCCCTACGGTCAGGGGCATGTCGCGTGGTTCGGGCTGTTCGCGGTGTTTGCGCTGTTCGTGCTGTACCGCATCAGCCGCTGGTACGCCAATCACTTGAACCTGTTCAAGCTCAAGCAAGGTCAGGCGGCAACTCACGGTCTGTCGAAAAACCGGGTGATCGGCGCACTGGTGGTACTGGGCTTGCTGGTGTTCTCCAAGTATTTCTACATGGCCAGTTTCACCAGTTATTTCACCTTCTACCTGATCGAGAAATTCGACCTGTCGGTGGCCAGTTCACAGCTGCACCTGTTCCTGTTCCTCGGTGCGGTGGCGGCGGGGACCTTCTTCGGTGGGCCGATTGGCGACAAGATCGGGCGTAAGGCGGTGATCTGGTTCTCGATCCTCGGGGTTGCGCCGTTCACCCTGATCCTGCCCCATGTCGACCTGTTCTGGACCAGTATTCTGAGCGTGGTGATCGGCTTCATCCTGGCCTCGGCGTTCTCCGCGATCGTGGTCTACGCGCAGGAGTTGGTGCCGGGCAATGTCGGGATGATTGCCGGGGTGTTCTTCGGCCTGATGTTCGGTTTTGGCGGGATTGGCGCGGCGCTGCTGGGGCATCTGGCGGACGTCCGCGGGATTGAATACGTGTACTTCCTGTGTTCGTTCCTGCCGCTGTTCGGGGTGTTGGCGATCTTCCTGCCGAGAACCAAGAAGCCCTGA
- a CDS encoding transketolase-like TK C-terminal-containing protein — MIGFSSFSTTRETGLAAQACIEKIQVLADQSYAECTSPLYTMIDIADRLEGDPHTAKNVWVVRANQTLAAETAHTRISAWPLRFSPQACASEKPMLYLTSSATSAELCAVSSESAQRGIVCNDIETLSTVWPKGAHPWVPLWLAANPQCLPFDPASGAEARAIAIAALRSLYVEGSHGFYYMALHDEATDFTGPMSSQSASQALKGMYKICEIEGNAGQPKVRLLGAGLALRAVISAARMLREDWGVASELWSCPSYTRLARDADSAQRWSRMHPGVPRRSSHLCECLNAEDSPVIAVTGYAQHVAEQIGAHITSRFVALGADSTVCLPAEPTSGQTVDKRWIVTLALQALAREDKVPQAFVEQAMQRYQLQ; from the coding sequence ATGATCGGTTTTTCCAGTTTCAGCACGACCCGGGAGACCGGCCTGGCCGCCCAGGCCTGCATCGAAAAAATTCAGGTGCTCGCCGATCAGTCCTATGCAGAATGCACTTCACCGCTCTACACCATGATCGACATTGCCGATCGCCTGGAAGGAGATCCGCATACGGCGAAGAATGTCTGGGTGGTGCGCGCCAACCAGACACTGGCGGCTGAAACAGCGCACACACGCATCAGCGCCTGGCCATTACGCTTCAGCCCACAGGCCTGCGCCAGCGAAAAACCTATGTTGTATCTGACCAGTTCCGCGACATCGGCAGAGCTTTGCGCAGTGTCGAGCGAATCGGCTCAGCGCGGGATTGTCTGCAACGACATTGAAACGCTGTCCACGGTTTGGCCAAAGGGCGCTCACCCCTGGGTTCCTCTGTGGCTGGCCGCAAACCCGCAATGTTTGCCATTCGACCCCGCCAGTGGCGCCGAGGCCCGCGCCATAGCCATTGCTGCTTTGCGAAGCCTGTATGTCGAGGGCAGCCATGGCTTTTATTACATGGCGCTGCACGATGAAGCCACTGACTTCACCGGTCCCATGAGCAGCCAAAGCGCGAGCCAGGCACTCAAAGGCATGTACAAAATCTGCGAAATCGAGGGCAACGCCGGGCAGCCCAAGGTGCGCCTGCTGGGCGCGGGGCTTGCCCTGCGCGCGGTGATTTCAGCGGCGCGAATGCTGCGCGAGGATTGGGGCGTGGCCAGCGAACTGTGGAGTTGCCCCAGCTACACACGCCTGGCGAGGGATGCCGATAGCGCACAACGCTGGAGTCGAATGCATCCGGGCGTGCCCCGGCGCTCCTCGCATCTGTGCGAATGCCTGAATGCCGAGGATTCCCCAGTCATTGCAGTGACTGGTTATGCACAGCATGTGGCCGAGCAGATCGGTGCGCACATCACCTCGCGTTTCGTGGCGCTCGGTGCCGACTCGACCGTCTGCCTGCCGGCCGAACCGACGTCGGGCCAAACGGTGGATAAACGCTGGATTGTCACCTTGGCGCTGCAAGCCCTGGCCCGGGAAGACAAGGTCCCCCAAGCGTTTGTCGAGCAGGCGATGCAGCGTTATCAGTTGCAATGA
- a CDS encoding ribose-phosphate pyrophosphokinase, which yields MSKMMVFTGNANPDLARRVVRQLHIPLGDISVGKFSDGEITAEINENVRGKDVFIIQPTCAPTNDNLMELVVMADAFRRSSATRITAVIPYFGYARQDRRPRSARVAISAKVVADMLTVVGIDRVLTVDLHADQIQGFFDIPVDNIYGSPVLVDDIEDQRFENLMIVSPDIGGVVRARAVAKSLGVDLGIIDKRREKANHSEVMHIIGDVEGRTCILVDDMVDTAGTLCHAAKALKEHGAAKVFAYCTHPVLSGRAIENIENSMLDELVVTNTIPLSAAAQACSRIRQLDIAPVVAEAVRRISNEESISAMFR from the coding sequence GTGTCCAAGATGATGGTCTTTACGGGGAACGCTAACCCCGATCTGGCTCGGCGTGTTGTACGTCAGCTGCATATCCCTCTCGGTGACATCTCTGTCGGTAAGTTTTCCGACGGCGAAATTACTGCCGAGATCAATGAAAACGTCCGCGGTAAAGATGTCTTCATTATTCAGCCGACTTGCGCTCCGACCAACGATAACCTGATGGAACTGGTAGTGATGGCTGATGCCTTCCGCCGCTCCTCGGCTACTCGTATCACTGCTGTTATTCCTTACTTTGGTTATGCCCGTCAGGATCGCCGTCCGCGTTCCGCACGTGTGGCTATCAGCGCGAAAGTCGTTGCTGACATGCTTACCGTAGTCGGCATCGATCGTGTTCTCACGGTTGATTTGCATGCTGACCAAATCCAGGGTTTCTTCGATATTCCGGTAGATAACATCTACGGCTCCCCGGTATTGGTGGATGACATTGAAGATCAGCGCTTCGAAAACCTGATGATCGTGTCCCCGGACATTGGTGGCGTCGTGCGTGCACGTGCTGTTGCCAAATCCTTGGGCGTGGATCTCGGGATCATCGACAAACGCCGTGAGAAAGCCAATCACTCTGAAGTGATGCATATCATCGGTGATGTCGAAGGGCGTACCTGTATTCTGGTCGATGACATGGTCGATACCGCCGGCACTTTGTGTCACGCGGCCAAGGCCCTGAAAGAGCATGGCGCTGCCAAGGTTTTCGCCTACTGCACACACCCTGTGCTGTCCGGTCGGGCGATCGAAAACATCGAAAATTCCATGCTGGACGAACTGGTGGTGACTAACACCATCCCGTTGTCCGCTGCTGCTCAAGCCTGCTCGCGTATCCGTCAACTGGATATCGCGCCGGTAGTTGCCGAGGCGGTCCGCCGCATCAGCAATGAAGAATCGATCAGCGCGATGTTCCGCTAA
- the ychF gene encoding redox-regulated ATPase YchF, giving the protein MGFNCGIVGLPNVGKSTLFNALTKSGIAAENFPFCTIEPNTGIVPMPDPRLEALAAIVNPKRILPTTMEFVDIAGLVAGASKGEGLGNKFLANIRETDAIAHVVRCFEDENVIHVSNSVDPKRDIEIIDLELIFADLDSCEKQLQKVARNAKGGDKDAVVQKGLLEQLIAHFTLGKPARTLMKTMNADDKAVIRGFHLLTTKPVMYIANVAEDGFENNPLLDIVKAIAEEEGAMVVPVCNKIEAEIAELDDGEEKDMFLEALGLEEPGLNRVIRAGYEMLHLQTYFTAGVEEVRAWTVRVGATAPQAAGVIHTDFEKGFIRAEVIAYDDFIQYKGEAGTKEAGKWRLEGKDYIVKDGDVMHFRFNV; this is encoded by the coding sequence ATGGGATTCAATTGCGGCATCGTCGGCCTGCCTAACGTCGGCAAGTCCACCCTGTTCAACGCCTTGACCAAATCCGGGATCGCGGCCGAGAACTTCCCCTTCTGCACCATCGAGCCGAACACCGGTATCGTACCGATGCCGGATCCACGTCTGGAAGCCCTGGCAGCCATCGTCAATCCGAAGCGCATCCTGCCGACCACCATGGAATTCGTCGACATCGCAGGCCTGGTGGCTGGCGCGTCGAAAGGTGAAGGCCTGGGCAACAAGTTCCTCGCCAACATCCGTGAAACCGATGCCATCGCCCACGTGGTCCGCTGCTTCGAAGACGAGAACGTGATTCACGTCTCCAACAGCGTCGACCCGAAACGCGACATCGAGATCATCGACCTGGAACTGATCTTCGCTGACCTCGACAGCTGCGAGAAGCAACTGCAGAAAGTCGCGCGCAACGCCAAGGGCGGCGACAAGGATGCAGTGGTCCAGAAAGGCCTGCTGGAGCAGTTGATCGCTCACTTCACCCTCGGCAAGCCTGCGCGCACCTTGATGAAGACCATGAACGCCGACGACAAAGCGGTGATTCGCGGTTTCCACCTGCTGACCACCAAGCCGGTCATGTACATCGCCAACGTCGCTGAAGACGGTTTCGAGAACAACCCGCTGCTGGACATCGTCAAGGCCATCGCCGAAGAAGAAGGCGCCATGGTGGTTCCGGTCTGCAACAAGATCGAAGCCGAAATCGCCGAGCTGGACGACGGTGAAGAGAAAGACATGTTCCTCGAAGCCCTGGGCCTCGAAGAGCCTGGCCTGAACCGCGTGATCCGCGCCGGCTACGAGATGCTGCACCTGCAGACCTACTTCACCGCCGGTGTCGAAGAAGTCCGCGCCTGGACCGTGCGCGTCGGTGCCACCGCACCACAAGCCGCTGGCGTGATCCACACCGACTTCGAAAAAGGCTTCATCCGCGCCGAAGTCATCGCCTACGACGACTTCATCCAGTACAAGGGCGAAGCCGGCACCAAAGAAGCCGGGAAATGGCGTCTGGAAGGCAAGGACTACATCGTCAAAGATGGCGACGTGATGCACTTCCGTTTCAACGTTTAA
- the aceE gene encoding pyruvate dehydrogenase (acetyl-transferring), homodimeric type, with protein sequence MAQQSMFLDEDPQETREWLESIESVLSVEGRPRAHYLIDQLLDFDVAQHGDFYGRVTTPYVNTVAVDRQQPYPGDLIVERRINAYIRWNALAMVLRAGKHSNVGGHIASYASAAVLYDVGFEHFFRGRTEQFGGDMVYIQGHSSPGIYGRAYLEGRLSEEQLDNFRRETDRDGVSSYPHPRLMPDFWQFPTVSMGLGPITAAYQARFMRYLEDRGLKEHQGRKVWAFLGDGEMDQPESLAAISLAGREKLDNIIFVVNCNLQRLDGPVRGNAKVIQEFESLYRAAGWNVIKVIWGGGWDALLDKDKSGLLRQRMMECVDGEYQNYKSQNGAYVREHFFGKYPELLALVSDLSDDEIWKLSRGGHDPEKVYNAYAAAMRHTGGPSVILAKTVKGFGMGEAGEGQNINHQLKKMGEDAIRAFRDRFSLEITDDQLSEMPYLKPAEDSVEARYLQARRTHLGGYIPERVSVAQPLQIPPLSIMGTQLKGTGQREISTTMAFVRILGTLLKDPNIGKVIVPIVPDESRTFGMESLFRQIGIHSHVGQLYTPQDAGQLSYYKEARDGQIMQEGLNESGAISSWIAASTSYSNHGVTMVPFYIFYSMFGFQRVGDLAWAAGDARARGFLLGATSGRTTLMGEGLQHDDGHSHVLSSTVPCCLSYDPTYAYELAVIIQDGMRRMYVDNEDIYYYITLLNENYAHPDMPEGAEQGILKGMYPLSASGTPAEGKHVQLMGCGSILLEVIAAAQLLETDFGVSSEVWSVTSLTELRREGQEVERWNLLHPQETQRIGHVERCLQDKPGPVVVATDYMKIFADQIRPFVPKRRFVALGTDGFGQSDTRESLRKFFEVDRHFIAVAALKALADEGTLPREKVAEAIALYGIDPEKQNPAKV encoded by the coding sequence ATGGCACAACAATCCATGTTTCTCGACGAGGATCCACAAGAAACTCGCGAATGGCTCGAATCCATTGAATCGGTTCTGAGCGTCGAAGGCCGCCCTCGAGCCCATTACCTGATCGACCAGTTGCTGGACTTCGATGTTGCCCAACATGGCGACTTTTACGGGCGAGTCACCACGCCCTACGTGAACACCGTTGCGGTGGACCGCCAGCAACCCTATCCCGGCGATCTGATCGTGGAACGACGGATCAACGCCTACATCCGCTGGAATGCCCTGGCCATGGTGCTGCGCGCCGGCAAGCACTCGAACGTGGGCGGACACATTGCCTCCTATGCCTCGGCCGCCGTCCTCTATGACGTCGGTTTCGAACATTTCTTCCGTGGCCGAACCGAGCAGTTCGGGGGCGACATGGTGTACATCCAGGGCCACTCCTCGCCGGGTATTTACGGCCGCGCCTACCTTGAGGGTCGCCTGAGCGAGGAACAACTGGATAACTTCCGCCGCGAGACGGATCGTGATGGCGTGTCGTCCTATCCTCACCCTCGGCTGATGCCCGACTTCTGGCAGTTCCCCACCGTATCCATGGGTCTGGGGCCGATCACCGCGGCTTATCAGGCGCGCTTCATGCGCTATCTCGAGGATCGCGGCCTGAAGGAACACCAGGGTCGCAAAGTCTGGGCATTCCTGGGCGACGGAGAGATGGATCAACCGGAATCCCTGGCGGCGATTTCCCTGGCGGGCCGGGAAAAACTCGACAACATCATCTTCGTCGTCAACTGCAACTTGCAGCGCCTCGACGGTCCGGTGCGCGGCAACGCCAAAGTGATCCAGGAATTCGAAAGCCTGTACCGCGCAGCCGGCTGGAATGTAATCAAGGTTATCTGGGGTGGTGGCTGGGATGCCTTGCTGGACAAGGACAAAAGCGGCCTGCTGCGCCAGCGCATGATGGAATGCGTCGACGGCGAATATCAAAACTACAAATCCCAGAACGGTGCCTACGTACGCGAACATTTCTTCGGCAAATACCCCGAGCTGCTGGCGCTGGTCAGCGACCTCAGCGACGATGAAATCTGGAAGCTTTCCCGCGGCGGTCACGACCCGGAAAAAGTCTACAACGCCTACGCCGCCGCCATGCGCCACACCGGCGGGCCAAGCGTTATTCTGGCCAAGACCGTCAAAGGGTTTGGCATGGGTGAAGCGGGTGAAGGCCAGAACATCAACCACCAACTGAAGAAGATGGGCGAGGATGCGATCAGAGCCTTCCGCGATCGCTTCTCGCTGGAAATCACTGACGATCAATTGAGTGAAATGCCTTATCTCAAGCCTGCCGAGGACAGCGTCGAAGCGCGCTATCTGCAGGCCCGGCGCACTCATCTGGGTGGCTACATTCCAGAACGCGTCAGTGTCGCGCAGCCGCTGCAGATCCCGCCATTATCGATAATGGGCACCCAGCTCAAAGGGACTGGCCAGCGTGAGATCTCCACCACCATGGCGTTCGTGCGAATCCTTGGGACCCTGCTCAAGGACCCGAATATCGGCAAAGTGATCGTGCCCATCGTCCCCGACGAATCCCGCACCTTCGGCATGGAAAGCCTGTTCCGCCAGATCGGCATTCACTCCCACGTCGGCCAACTGTATACCCCTCAGGATGCCGGCCAACTGAGTTATTACAAAGAGGCCCGGGACGGGCAGATCATGCAGGAAGGCCTGAACGAATCCGGCGCGATCTCCTCCTGGATAGCGGCCAGCACGTCGTACAGCAACCACGGCGTGACGATGGTGCCCTTCTACATTTTCTATTCGATGTTCGGCTTCCAGCGAGTCGGCGACCTTGCCTGGGCCGCCGGTGATGCTCGGGCCCGGGGCTTTCTGCTCGGCGCTACCTCAGGTCGTACCACCCTGATGGGCGAAGGGTTGCAACACGATGATGGCCACAGCCATGTGCTGTCTTCGACCGTGCCGTGCTGCTTATCCTACGATCCGACCTACGCCTACGAACTGGCCGTGATCATCCAGGACGGCATGCGCCGCATGTATGTCGACAACGAGGACATCTATTACTACATCACGCTGCTCAACGAAAACTACGCGCACCCGGACATGCCGGAAGGTGCCGAACAAGGCATTCTCAAGGGGATGTACCCGCTCTCGGCCAGCGGCACCCCGGCCGAAGGCAAGCATGTGCAACTGATGGGCTGCGGTTCGATCCTGTTGGAAGTCATCGCCGCCGCGCAATTGCTGGAGACGGATTTCGGCGTCAGCAGCGAGGTATGGAGCGTGACGAGCCTGACCGAACTGCGTCGGGAAGGTCAGGAAGTCGAGCGCTGGAACCTGCTGCACCCGCAAGAGACGCAACGCATCGGACATGTTGAACGTTGCTTGCAGGACAAGCCAGGCCCGGTGGTGGTCGCGACCGACTACATGAAGATATTCGCCGACCAGATCCGGCCGTTCGTTCCCAAGCGGCGCTTCGTCGCGCTGGGCACCGATGGCTTCGGGCAGTCGGATACGCGCGAATCACTGCGCAAGTTTTTCGAGGTCGATCGGCACTTTATTGCGGTAGCCGCGTTGAAAGCGTTGGCCGATGAAGGCACGTTACCGAGGGAAAAAGTGGCCGAAGCCATTGCCCTGTACGGGATCGATCCGGAGAAACAGAATCCCGCCAAAGTCTGA
- a CDS encoding 50S ribosomal protein L25/general stress protein Ctc, with protein sequence MNDFTLNAEVRSDLGKGASRRLRRLASLVPAVVYGGEKAPESISMLAKEVAKLLENEAAYSHIIELNVGGTKQNVIIKALQRHPAKGHVLHADFVRVVAGQKLTAIVPVHFVGEEAPIKKGGEVSHVVSEIEVTCLPKDLPEFIEVDLADAEIGAIIHLSDLKAPKGVEFVALAHGDDKAVANVHAPRVAPEATEEGAAE encoded by the coding sequence ATGAACGATTTTACTCTGAATGCTGAAGTGCGTTCCGACCTGGGGAAAGGTGCGAGCCGCCGCCTGCGTCGTCTCGCAAGCCTGGTACCAGCTGTAGTTTACGGTGGCGAAAAAGCCCCTGAATCCATCAGCATGCTGGCTAAAGAAGTTGCCAAACTGCTCGAAAACGAAGCGGCTTACAGCCACATCATCGAGCTGAACGTTGGCGGCACCAAGCAAAACGTAATCATCAAAGCCCTGCAGCGTCACCCGGCCAAAGGCCACGTGTTGCACGCTGACTTCGTACGCGTCGTAGCTGGCCAGAAACTGACCGCTATCGTGCCTGTACACTTTGTTGGTGAAGAAGCTCCGATCAAGAAAGGCGGCGAAGTTTCGCACGTTGTTTCGGAAATCGAAGTGACCTGTCTGCCAAAAGACCTGCCTGAATTCATCGAAGTCGACCTGGCTGACGCCGAAATCGGCGCGATCATTCACTTGTCCGACCTCAAAGCCCCTAAAGGCGTTGAGTTTGTTGCTCTGGCACACGGCGATGACAAGGCTGTTGCCAACGTCCACGCTCCACGTGTTGCTCCAGAAGCTACCGAAGAAGGCGCAGCAGAGTAA